Genomic window (Chryseobacterium bernardetii):
TTAGCTCCGGACTTGTTTTATCATTGAAAATAAAATTTCCATGAGCAGAAGACGCAATTACCGGAACTGATCTCTTATCTGCCGCCAAAAGGATGAATCCACCCTCATCGACATAATTTATAATATAAAAAGAGGGAGATTCGTCGTTGGGATAAGCAATCACTTCTTTCACAATTCGTTGTTTTGATTCTCCCGTCTTTCCACTTGCCTGCTTTGATGTTTTGGAGGATACTTGGCTGGCGAGACCTGCCAAATCTCTCGCTTCGGTGGTAGTAACGTTGTATTTGTCTTTCTTAGTAATTGACATGTCATCTCTTTGGCAGGAAAGGATGCCTAGAGAGGTGATGCCCAGCAAAATGTACTTGAGTACTTTCATAATGGTTGTTAGTTTAGATTTTATTTATTTTCTAAGTTAAATAAAATATTAACCTACTCTGCATTAAGGTTTGAAAACTACACTTTTGTGTAATCTTAGAGAGTTTTTTTGAGATTTACAGATAAATAATTTAAGAAAAACTGAAAATATATTTAAAATTCTTTTTTAGCCCGAATTCTGCTTAATGTAGATTGAGTTATTCCAAGATATGAAGAGATCATACCTAAAGGAATACGTGCAATAATATTAGGGTATTTTTCAAGTAGATGCAGATAGCGCTCTGTTGCACTAAAGACACGTAATTCGTTTGCCTTTTCTTCGGCTTTAATGTAATAAGTTTCAGTTAGAATCCTACCAATATAATTGAATTCTGGAAACGAATGATAAAGCTCCATTAATTTTTCATGGCTAAGCACCAAAAGACTTGAATCTTCTACAGTCTCCAATACCTCAAAAGACCTCTTCTGACTAAAGAAACTATATACGGAGATTGCAAGATCCCCCTCAAAAAGTATCCATGAAGTTGTGTCTTTACCAAAGCTATCGAGATAGTAAGACCTAACTACTCCTTTAACAATAAAAAAAAGAGATTTTTGGATTTCATCTATATCGAGTAGAATATGCTTCTTATTTACTTTTTGCAAATATGTATTTGAGAATAAGGCAGCACGCAGTTCCGGCGACATCGAATGAATACTTCCGAGAAAGCCCAATAAGGATTCCTTAGCTATATTCTCTTCCTCTGTACTTACAATATTTCTCATTCTTATTTTCGGAAAGATTAAATGTGTAGTTAGTAATGATACTGGAATATACGTGAAAAATTTTAATTAAACATGCTCTTTTTTGCCTTTTATCAAAAATATTCAGTATAAATAGTGGTTAATTTGTTATTCTGAAAGCCATATTACAGAAGGTTGATCTATGAAAAGAGGTACATTTATTAAACAAACTAGAGTTCCCTTTGACCTATCTAGTAAATGGAAGAAGTTTTAGATTTTTGTTGAAAGGACTTTAACAAAGTAGTATAGTCCAGAATTATCATGGGAAAGCTAAGCAATAGTTATGTCATTACTTTTAATAAAAGATTAGTCTAATTTCCTTGTAGTATTAATATTTTTTTATTTAAAGCTATCAATTCCCATGTGGTAATAATTAAACTTATTGGTAAAGTCAGATTTTTATTAAATGCCAGCGGATACCAATTATGTTGCTACAAATAATTAAACACCCTTATAGTCAATGGATGTGAAATAAATTATAGTGTATATTTAATTTTGTTTTATCTCAATAAGATGGGATATATTTTAAAGTGTGGGGCATTATCACTTTAAAAAATAATCATATGAAACAGGCATATAAAAACATTTTATTATCTATCGAGAAAGAAGAGATAAGTGTATCAAGAAGCAAGAAAAGTGCTATTGATGAAGCTTATCACATGGTCTCTTTTCTTGACAAAACTTTAACAGAATTAAAAGGGCAAATCAATATTAAAGGATTTGACAGTATTCTTGATGAAATTATTTTTTTTAAACGTGTGAAACCTGAGATACTGGGACGGCTTATGTTTTACAATAAAGTTATAAAAATAGAAGCCTTTAGTCCTTTGAATTCTGAACTTATCGAATCATATTACAGTGAACAGATGAAGTTGCTAAATAAGGATTTTAAGAAGCATATATCCTCATCCGATTTTTACAGTTACTACCGTGCCGGACGATCAGACAAAGATGAATATTATTATCGGCTCGGAAACATCAATTACTTTGATGGAGTTGACAGCTTTTTCTTTGAGGTTGATAGGGACTTTTCAACCTATTATGATTATAAGGTCGCGCAGATCAATGCTTATGATCTCTATCATTCCTATCTTAGTGGAAAATTCATTAGGGTGGAGCACAACCATAAAGATGAGCTGGTAGATATAAATGAGGATAGTGAATTTTCCTGGACGGATTCAAAAAATGCGCTTATTGAACTTATTTATGCACTTCATATCTCACGAAGTGTTTCCAACGGAAGAGCAGGTATCCGGAAGATATGCCAAATGTTTGAGGATATATTTGAGGTTAGCCTTGGCGATATTCATCATGCATTTTATCAGATGAAATTCAGGGCCGGTCAGCGAGCACGGTACCTTCATTTCCTAAAAAATTCACTTGAACAGTATATGGATAACGATTGATAAAATTTTGGTAGATCTGCTCGTAATATTCATCGGATGTTTTTACAGCATTATGAAACTGCTGGACATAATTGAATTATAATTGGAATTAAATGTCATTTTAGATATAAAGAGATGGTCTTTTTTAGACCGTCTCTTTTTGTTAATAGAGATCCCAACTTATTAATCCCCAAACAACCAAATTAAGAGAAACTTTTACTGTTTTACACTATGCCTTTCTTTAGTCATGTTCAGTCATGGGCTACCCATTAAGTCAGCCTAAGAACATTGCCGCTAATGATTATTGGGTCATAAAAAAGTGAAAAAAAATCCTTTATGGCTAGATATGACTAACCACGCTGGTAGAAATAGCCGGAAAAACTAGGTCAATTTTGGATCTGTAAACCAAACAGCGAATGCTATGAATATCGACAGAATAGAATTTTTGAATTGGATGGAGCGAATCATGAAGCGCTTAGATATCCTTTCGGGTGATCTTGAAAACAGGGAAAAGAAAAGACTAAGCGTAGACGGCGAAGAATTGCTGGATAATCAGGATGTCCTGCAGATGCTAAAAATAACCTATCGCTGCCTTCAACGCTACCGCACAATCGGAAAGATCAAATACTTTACCGTAAGCGGTAAGGTGTTCTACAAAAGTTCCGATGTCCAGCAGTTTATCCGTGACAGTTATCATGGTGGTAAATATACGCCTAAGTAGGAAAACATCGGATAGCCACCTGACGAAGCACCCAACAAAGTATAGATTCGATCAACGTAAAAACTTTTTATTATGAGCGAACAAACTATTTCTAAAGAAAACCAGCCGCAAGAACTGGAAGCATTATCAGATATCCTTTTAGTGCTTGACAAGAAGAAAAACCGTATTGAAGCGGTCAAAGGGGTAGATGAAGAGGGTAATCTCCAAACAGCAGACCCCAAAAAGTCAAATTTACTGGATTTTATGCGTGTTGATAAGGGAGATGCCTTGAGCAATTTCTTTTCGAATTTCTGGCGCAGGCTTAATGACCCCATATCATTCCGTTTTTTCAGGGGCCCGGAGATCGACCTGAATGAAGTTGCCAAAAAATTACAGAAAGCGATAGACCATCCTACGCCGGAAGGTAACAAGCTTCTGGATGCACTTGAGATTAAGTATGACAACAAATTAAATCAAAAAAATATGGAAACAAATCAAACATCGGAAGGCGCAGCGCCAACAAATGAAACCAAATCAGCTTACAAGTATAAAGTGGAGGAGATAGACTGGACCTCCCTTGAAAAACTAAACCTGAACCGTGCGCTTCTTGAAAAGAACGGCCAGCTGGATAAGCTGCTAAAGGGGTACAAATCTGACGGAATTTACAGGATTGAAGGAAATTTCGATGGTATAGTCATGAAAGGAGATGCACGGCTTTCACTGAGAAAACCAAAAGATAGTGATCAGGTCGTGGTGATGGCACATGGTGTCCGTCTCGAACCGGATCTAAAAAATCAGTTTTACGGCCATGTTTTTACTGCGGAAGATAAAGACAATTTAAAAAAGACAGGAAACATGGGGCGGGTTGCCGAACTTACAAACTATTCTGACGGGACAAAAGTAAAATCGCTGATCAGCATCGATAAACTTACGAATGAGGTCGTATCTTTTCCGGTAGATCTCATTAAAATCAGTGAAAAGTTTGGTGGAGTTAGGTTAAATGCAGAACAGAAAGCCGAACTACTGGAAGGAAGACCAGTTCTTGTTGAAGGCATGGTCAATACAAAGACAGGTGAAGTTTTTAATCAGCAACTGCAATATAGCGCAGATGCCAAAAAGCTGGTGTTTGCGGGACAGAGTGAAGGACAACAGCAGGGGCAGAACTATGCCATTCCGCCTGAATTTAGAGGTAAGGTGCTGGAGGAGAAGGATAAAAAACGTTTAGAGAATGGTGAAGTCATTTTTATGAAAGATATTGTTAACCTAGAAGGAACGAAGCTTTATTCAGGGTACGTCTGGCAAAATAAGGAAACCGGTAAGCTGGACTTCGATTTTGACAACCCTCAGCAGGAGAAAGCTCAGAAACAGTCCGAAACTCAGGGAACTGTTCAGGGACAGGCAACAAAACAGGATGCTACAGCCAATAACGCGCAGAAAAATGCTCCTAAAAAGGAAAATGCCAGAGGGCCGAAAATACATTAAATCCTTACCTTATGAAAGCGATCATAGCAGAGAAGCCCTCGGTGGCCTATGAACTGGCAAGAATTGTAGGGGCTACAGAGAAGAGGGACGGTTATTTTGAGGGCGGAGGGTTTCTTGTGACCTGGGCATTTGGACACCTTGTTGGACTGGCGATGCCGGAGGATTATGGGATTAAGGGATTCAATAAAGAATCCCTCCCCATCATTCCTTCTGAATTCAAACTGAATGGCAGAAAGGTGAAATCTGGTAATGGGTATGTGTATGATGAGGGTTCAAAAAGACAGCTTGAAATAATAGGCTCCGTATTTAAGAAGTGTGGTAGTATTATTGTTGCTACGGATGCCGGGAGGGAAGGTGAAGTGATTTTTCGGTTCATCTATCAATATCTCGGGTGCAGCAAACCTTTTGAGCGGTTGTGGATCAACAGCCTGACCGAAAAGGCAATTATCCACGGATTTCAAAATCTAAAACAGGGAAGTGAATTTAACGGTCTTTTTGAAGCTGGTAGGGAACGGTCGGAATGTGACTGGCTCGTAGGAATCAATGCAACCCAGTCGCTTACCATTGCGATGGGTGATGGTCTATTTTCGCTGGGAAGAGTGCAGACACCTACACTTGCGCTTATCTGTAAGCGTTTCCTTGCACATAAAGCATTTGAGGTCAAAGATTATTTTCAGCTGGAACTATCCTTGATAAAAGAAGGAATAAGTTTCAGAAGCCAATCCGAGGATAAATGGCATGATAAAGAAAAGGCCGAATCTATCCTGCGTACGCTTGAACGCTGTGGCGTTGCAGAGATAAAGGAGGTTGAAAAAAAATCGGGTACGATCCAGGCTCCACTGCTTTTTGACCTGACGGGATTGCAGAAAGAGGCGAATAAAAAGCTGGGTTATTCTGCCGAACGGACACTTGAGATTGCCCAGAAACTTTATGAAAAGAAATTTATAACCTATCCAAGAACGGGTTCTAAATATATACCGGAGGATATCTGGGCTGAAATACCTTCATTAATCCTCGCTTTAGGTTACCGGAGTTCATGCAAGGAAGCTGTTGATCAAATCAAGTGGGAACGCTATAATAAGCATATTGTAAATGATGTGAAGGTTACCGACCATCACGGAATATTGATTACCGAAAATATCCCTACCAGACTGGAAGCAAGTGAAGATGCTCTATATGACATGATTGCAAAACGTCTTCTTGAATCAGTTTCACCCGCATGTCATAGGGAAATTACAGATATAAAAATCGCAGTTCTGCATTATAATTTTAAACTGAAAGCGATCAGGATTACTTCTGCTGGCTGGAAGGTGATCAATGGAAATTTTGAGCAGGAAGGTGAGGATCTTGTCACTGCTTTTCCTGATCTCCAAACCGGAATGCAGCTGAACATTGATGCTGTAAACGTACTTGCGAAGAAAACAAAACCCCCGATGCTCTATACGGAAGCGGACCTGCTTGCGACAATGGAAAATGTAGGCAGCACAGTTGAAAATGAGGAAGAACGAAAAATCCTGAAAAACATCGGTATCGGCACACCTGCCACACGGGCCGCCATTATCGAAACTCTTTTTGACAGGGGATATATCGTTCGGGAGAAAAAGAGTATTGTTCCCACCGATAAAGGCATGCTCGTTTATGAAATTGTTGGGGACAAGAAAATTGCTGATGCCGCAATGACCGCGCAGTGGGAGATTGCATTTGAGAAAATTGAGAATGGAGAGATTGATGCTGAACTTTTTCATGCGGAGGTTGAGCTTGCAGTACATGAAATAACCAGTGAATTACTGAACGTAAGAAGGGCTTCTACGGATAGTATGGATCTGTACTGTCCGAAATGTAGGGGTAAGGTGGTTCTACGGGAAAAAGTTGTTAAATGTACAGATGAAGGCTGTGGGTGGGTTTTATTTCGCAATATCTGCGGTGTACAACTTAGTTATAAGGAAATTGATGCCCTTCTAAAAAAAGGTAGAAGTCCATTGATTAAAAAGATGGTCGGCAGAAATAAGAAAGCATTCAATGCTTATATCCTGTTGGATGGGTCCGGCTCGACATCCTTTGAGTTTGAACAAAAAAATAAAGGTAAATACAAATAGTTCATGATGTGATTTTTTGGTTAGTGAAGTCCGGGACCGCGAATGGTTCCGGGCTTTTTTTGTGTAATGGGAATATCAAGGTAAGAATAGGAAAGGTTAGGTACCAAATCAAACTTTGCTCCTCTAGCTGATTAGGTTTACCGCTATAAAGTTTTAATAAAAAATATAGCGATATGAAAAATCATAGCCAGGACTTTTCCTACTACCAGCTAAAGTTGCAGGATCACATTGATTCCAGTTTTCCCGAGAGATCAGGGGACGTTAAATTTATCAGCCAGCGTGCAAGGTGGGCCGCAAATGCTTATGAGGGTGCTTTCCGCTCAGGTAATCCGATCATTAAATGTAATGAGATTGCTGATTACATTCTTTACGAAGGACTGCATTTTTCCAGATTTGATACACTATTTGAAGTGCTGACCTATGAATTTTCGGATGTTTTCGATGAACTTGATTATCGTGATTTTGCATTAAAGGTCCTTCCAAAATGTGAGGAGATCTTTGGTCATTATGAGCTGACTGATGATTTTGCATATACAACTGACTATGATCTGCTGTATACGGAGCTAACCGGTTTCATCGCCATCTGGATTGAGCAAAATGGCATTCGATAAGAAGCGGAGCATCCGCCAGAACATTGAAGCGATCCGGACGGTTTTCTCCATTGAAAAAGAAGGAAGATCAGCAACAGACGATGAAATATCCATACTAAAGCAATATTCAGGATTTGGGGGCTTAAAGTTCATCTTGAATCCAGTAGGGCAGGCGGACGATATAAATCAGTGGAAGGCTTCCGATATGCCTTATTTTCCGCTTACACAGGAATTGTTTTCGCTCATTAAGGACAATTCTGAAAGTGAAAACAGTTATAGGGAATATATATCCAAAATTAGAGGTTCTATCCTCGATGCGTTTTACACACCTACGGAAATCACTCAGAGTATTGCAGCAGCAATTACAGACACAGGAATTTCTATATCAAGCATACTTGAACCTTCGGCTGGGGTGGGAGCATTTATCGAACCATTTACTGGCACCGGCGGGCGCGGAATATGCGCCTTTGAACAGGATTTACTAACCGGGAAAATCCTGAAAAATCTTTATGGCTCCAATGCTGATATCCGGATTGATAGCTTTGAAAATATACACGAAGAAGATACAGGATACGACCTGATCATAGGTAATATTCCTTTTGGAACTACTTCTATTTTTGATCTTTCTTATTCAAGAGGAAAAGACGAAGCACGAAAATTTGCTGCACAGAGCGTGCACAATTATTTCTTTTTAAAGGCAACTGATAAGTTAAGGGAAGGTGGGCTCCTTGCATTTATAACATCGCAGGGAGTTCTAAACAGTCAGTCCAACTTTCCTATCCGTGAGGCACTAATGAAGGAGCACCGCCTGGTTTCTGCATTACGTTTACCCAATAATCTTTTCGAAGAAAGTGGAACATCTGTAGGAACAGACCTGATTGTGTTGCAGAAGAGCAGCGGGTCACGGTCATTGTCCAGACGGGCACTTGATTTTACGGGAACCAGTGAAAATTGTAATCTGCTATTTAACAACCCCAATCACATCGTTGCGACACGATCTTTCCAGGATACTGACCAATATGGCAAGGCAACTACCATTCATATACATGATGGTGGGATTGAAAGAATCGCAGAAAGTCTTCATCAAAAGCTTTCTGAGGATTTTCAGCAGTATTTTGACCTTAAATTGTTTACTGAACATAAAGTAACCTCGATTGGCACTAAAGTTTTATCAAAGCCTGCTGTTACCATTCCTGAGAAAAATATCATTCATAACGGTGGTGCTGAAAAAGCTATACAACTCGATCTTTTTTCCGATCAAGTGCTAGGAGAAATGTCTGTTAAAAAGACCAAGAGAAGAGGTAAAAAGACGTCTCAAAGCAAGATTACAAAATTTAAACAGCTTTCCTTTTTTGATTCCGGAGAAATCGGCACGGTGGATCAGAAAGATAAACTGAATACTGAATTGAATCAGAATGAAAAGAAAGCCAATATTCAAAAACATTCGTCCAATTCCTCAAAGAAAAAAGTTGAATCTCTTTCGTTGTTCCATGAAATCGACGATAGTAAGGTTTGCAAAAATGAACCGGAAACTTTTGCAGGAGAAGTAAAATCTTCTTATCGGGAGAATACGCTGATTGTTTCAAAAGGCAGGGTAGGTAAACTACAAATGAACCGCCGGGACAGAGCTTTTATTTTTCAGCCGATTGAATTATCCGTAACTGACAATAAACGTATCCAAAGTTATATTAAGCTACGGGACAGTTATCAACTGCTTTATGATTTTGAAGCCAATAACAGGCAGGAGGATGTAGAGGCCAGAAAACTTTTAAACGGGACGTATGATGATTTTGTGGCTCGTTTTGGAAATTTAAACACAGCAGAGAACATTAAATTTATAAAAATGGATGCTTCGGGGAATGAAATTCCCTATCTGGAGCGGGTGGTTGGTGGTGTAATACATAAGTCCGATATTTTTGACCATCCGGTCAGCTTTTCGACAAGAGAAGTCACGGTAAACAGTGCTTCTGAAGCTCTATCTGCCTCGCTTAATTTGTCGGATAGTGTTGATCTGGGGTTTATGGAAGAGATCAGCGGGTTTACTGAAAGTGAATTGCGTGAAAATTTACAGGGTCAGATATTCTTCAATCCACTTTCGGGCAACATGGAGGTTTCCCAAAAGTTTTTGGCGGGGAATGTTGTTTTAAAAGCCCGCCAACTAAAAGAATATATTTCCGCACATCCAGAAGACACAGAAGCCCTAAAAAGCCTTGAAGCGCTTGAAAAAGCGAGGCCTGAGCCTATAAAATTTGACGAGCTGGATTTTAACCTGGGAGAACGTTGGATCGGATGTGATATTTACAACAGGTTTGCAAGCCACCTTTTTGATAGCGAAATCAAAATTTACTATTCGGAAAGCAGTGATGACTTTTCGGTCAATGCGAAATCCAGCAACATAAAAATCACTGAAAAATATGCGATAAAGTCGGAGAGCAGAACATTTGACGGACTGAATCTACTGCGTCATGCCCTGGTCAATACAACTCCCGATATTACCAAAACAGAATATCTCGCAGACGGAACTGCCATAAAAGTCAAAGATATGGACGCTATCCAGATGGCTAACGGAAAAATTGACGAGATACGGAATGAGTTTACGGACTGGTTATATCAGCAGGATGAGGGGTTTAAAAATGAGCTGACAGCACGCTACAACGATCTCTTTAACTGTCATGTAAGGCCTTATTATGACGGCAGTCATCAGACTTTTCCAGGACTGGACCGTGCAGCACTTGATATCGAGGATCTTTATGATAGCCAGAAAGATGCCATCTATATGCTGAAAAGCAACAATGGAGGTATCTGCGACCATGAAGTGGGAGCCGGAAAGACACTTATTATGGTAGGGGGTGCACAAGAAATGAAAAGACTGGGACTTGTTCACAAACCGATGATCATCGCGCTGAAAGCCAATATCCATGAAATAGCAGAAACCTATCGGAAGGCGTATCCTTTTGCAAAAATTTTGTATCCCGGAAAAAAAGATTTTACACCACAGAAAAGGCTAAAAATCTTTGGTGATATTAAAAATAATGACTGGGACTGTATCATCTTAACGCATGACCAGTTTGGTATGATTCCGCAGTCTCCCGAGTTACAGAAAGAAATTTTGGAGGCAGAACTTCATTCTGTGGAACAGAATCTCGATGCCCTGCGCAATCAGGGAAAAGATGTCTCCGGTGCTATGCTAAAAGGTGTAGAAATTAGAAAGAAGAACCTGAATGTAAAATTAAAGACGCTGGAACATGATATTGAAAACCGGAAAGATGATGTTGTGGACTTTAAGATGATGGGAATCGATCACCTTTTTGTTGACGAAAGTCATAAATTCAAGAATCTCATGTTTAATACCAGGCATGAGCGTGTCGCAGGACTTGGAAATGTACAGGGAAGCCAAAAAGCGCTCAATCTTCTTTTTGCGATACGTACGATTCAGGAAAGAACCGGAAAAGATCTAGGAGCGACCTTTCTTTCGGGAACGACAATTTCCAATTCATTGACTGAGCTTTATTGTTTATTTAAATATTTGCGCCCAAAGGCATTGGAACGACAGGGTATAAACTGCTTTGATGCATGGGCAGCGATCTATGCCCGTAAATCGATAGATTATGAATTCTCGGTAGCGAACAATATTGTTCAAAAGGAGAGGTTCAGGCATTTTATCAAGGTCCCTGAACTGTCGCAGTTCTATACCGAAATTACTGATTATCGTACAGCAGCAGATATTGGCATAGACCGCCCCATAAAAAATGAAATCCTGTACAATATTCCTCCAACGGCAGAACAGGAAATCTTTATCAAAAAACTCATGGAATTTGCAAAGACAGGTAATGCTGAGTTATTGGGAAGACCACCTCTGTCACCGACTGAGCAGAAAGCGAAGATGCTTATAGCAACTGATTACGCAAGAAAAATGTCTTTGGACATGCGTCTTATCTCTCCAAAATATACCGATGATCCCGGAAACAAAGCTTCTGTCTGTGCAGACAATATTGCAAAATATTATAGGAAATATAATGCGCAAAAAGGAACGCAGTTTGTTTTCTCAGATCTTGGGACCTATAAATCGGACGAATGGAACATCTACAGTGAGATTAAAAGAAAGCTTGTACTAGATCATGGGATACCTGCGGATGAGATCCGTTTTATCCAGCAGGCAAAGACCGAAGATCAGCGTAAGGAGCTGATAAAGGCGACCAATGAAGGTAAAATCAGAGTTCTATTTGGATCTACTGAAATGCTGGGAACAGGTGTAAACGCACAGAAAAGGGCAGTTGCCGTACATCATCTTGACATTCCCTGGAGGCCGTCGGATCTTGAACAGCGGGATGGCCGTGCGGTACGAAAAGGGAATGAGATTGCTAAATTTTTTGCTGGAAATAAGGTTGATGTCTTTATTTATGCTGTCGAAAAATCCCTCGATGCCTATAAGTTCAATACGCTGGCGAATAAGCAACGGTTTATCGGCCAATTAAAAAGTAATACGGTTGCGGTTAGAACACTTGACGAAGGAGGTATGGACGAAGTTTCAGGAATGAACTTTTCGGAATATGTAGCTTTACTTTCCGGCAATACCGATCTTCTGGAGAAGGCGAAGGTTGAAAAGAAAATATCTGTTTTAGAAAGCGAGAAACATGCTTTTCTCCGATCAAAATGGAGTTCTTCATCTAAACTTGAGAACCTGACCGAAGAACTTGAAACAAGATCCTCCCGGTTAGAAAGGCTTAATGCCGACTGGAACAATTTTCAGAAGCGGGTCCAAAGGTCGAAGGATGGAAATATGTTAAATCCAATACTTTTGGATGGGGTGTCTACAGATGCTGGTGTGAAGGAAATTGGTGCTAAGTTGAGTAAGCTGGCTGCTGTTTCAAGAACTGGGGGAGATTATGAAGAAATAGGGTCTCTATATGGTTTTCGGCTACTTGTTAAGACGGAAATGACGCAGAAAGACAGTTCTAGCCTCGTTGAACGAGATAACAGGTTTTTTATCTGTGGAGAAGGAAATATCAAATACACGCATAACAATGGTATCATGGCCAGTGATCCCGAAAGGGCAAGTCTGAACTTTCTTAATGCGCTGCAGAAACTTCCCGGACTTATCGAGGAAGAGGATAAAAAATTGAAGCTACTAAAAGATGACCAGGTTGTGCTTAACGATATTGTCAAGGGAAGCTGGAATAAGGAAAAACAGTTAGCTACATTGAAAACAGAACTAGCCTCAGTTGAGCGAAAAATTCAGTTTTCTTTGG
Coding sequences:
- a CDS encoding N-6 DNA methylase; translated protein: MAFDKKRSIRQNIEAIRTVFSIEKEGRSATDDEISILKQYSGFGGLKFILNPVGQADDINQWKASDMPYFPLTQELFSLIKDNSESENSYREYISKIRGSILDAFYTPTEITQSIAAAITDTGISISSILEPSAGVGAFIEPFTGTGGRGICAFEQDLLTGKILKNLYGSNADIRIDSFENIHEEDTGYDLIIGNIPFGTTSIFDLSYSRGKDEARKFAAQSVHNYFFLKATDKLREGGLLAFITSQGVLNSQSNFPIREALMKEHRLVSALRLPNNLFEESGTSVGTDLIVLQKSSGSRSLSRRALDFTGTSENCNLLFNNPNHIVATRSFQDTDQYGKATTIHIHDGGIERIAESLHQKLSEDFQQYFDLKLFTEHKVTSIGTKVLSKPAVTIPEKNIIHNGGAEKAIQLDLFSDQVLGEMSVKKTKRRGKKTSQSKITKFKQLSFFDSGEIGTVDQKDKLNTELNQNEKKANIQKHSSNSSKKKVESLSLFHEIDDSKVCKNEPETFAGEVKSSYRENTLIVSKGRVGKLQMNRRDRAFIFQPIELSVTDNKRIQSYIKLRDSYQLLYDFEANNRQEDVEARKLLNGTYDDFVARFGNLNTAENIKFIKMDASGNEIPYLERVVGGVIHKSDIFDHPVSFSTREVTVNSASEALSASLNLSDSVDLGFMEEISGFTESELRENLQGQIFFNPLSGNMEVSQKFLAGNVVLKARQLKEYISAHPEDTEALKSLEALEKARPEPIKFDELDFNLGERWIGCDIYNRFASHLFDSEIKIYYSESSDDFSVNAKSSNIKITEKYAIKSESRTFDGLNLLRHALVNTTPDITKTEYLADGTAIKVKDMDAIQMANGKIDEIRNEFTDWLYQQDEGFKNELTARYNDLFNCHVRPYYDGSHQTFPGLDRAALDIEDLYDSQKDAIYMLKSNNGGICDHEVGAGKTLIMVGGAQEMKRLGLVHKPMIIALKANIHEIAETYRKAYPFAKILYPGKKDFTPQKRLKIFGDIKNNDWDCIILTHDQFGMIPQSPELQKEILEAELHSVEQNLDALRNQGKDVSGAMLKGVEIRKKNLNVKLKTLEHDIENRKDDVVDFKMMGIDHLFVDESHKFKNLMFNTRHERVAGLGNVQGSQKALNLLFAIRTIQERTGKDLGATFLSGTTISNSLTELYCLFKYLRPKALERQGINCFDAWAAIYARKSIDYEFSVANNIVQKERFRHFIKVPELSQFYTEITDYRTAADIGIDRPIKNEILYNIPPTAEQEIFIKKLMEFAKTGNAELLGRPPLSPTEQKAKMLIATDYARKMSLDMRLISPKYTDDPGNKASVCADNIAKYYRKYNAQKGTQFVFSDLGTYKSDEWNIYSEIKRKLVLDHGIPADEIRFIQQAKTEDQRKELIKATNEGKIRVLFGSTEMLGTGVNAQKRAVAVHHLDIPWRPSDLEQRDGRAVRKGNEIAKFFAGNKVDVFIYAVEKSLDAYKFNTLANKQRFIGQLKSNTVAVRTLDEGGMDEVSGMNFSEYVALLSGNTDLLEKAKVEKKISVLESEKHAFLRSKWSSSSKLENLTEELETRSSRLERLNADWNNFQKRVQRSKDGNMLNPILLDGVSTDAGVKEIGAKLSKLAAVSRTGGDYEEIGSLYGFRLLVKTEMTQKDSSSLVERDNRFFICGEGNIKYTHNNGIMASDPERASLNFLNALQKLPGLIEEEDKKLKLLKDDQVVLNDIVKGSWNKEKQLATLKTELASVERKIQFSLDEEKKTETEVSTDGEVKKKSIGPKM